From the Misgurnus anguillicaudatus chromosome 17, ASM2758022v2, whole genome shotgun sequence genome, one window contains:
- the dnajc3a gene encoding dnaJ homolog subfamily C, translating into MVAINPTAHKFLSYAPFILVLIDLRYEGVNGGKDGGVENHLEMGKKLLAAGQLADALSHFHAAVDGDPKNYMAYYRRATVYLAMGKSKSALPDLSKVIELKPDFTSARLQRGNLLLKHGKLDEAESDFKKVLKSNPSSREEQEAQSQLQKSDEIQRLVAQARIDFNRNDFGSAASHLDIIIDTCTWDADSREMRAECFIQLGEMGKAISDLKAASKLKSDNTQAFYKLTTIYYNLGDHEMSLNEVRECLKLDPDHKQCFGHYKKVKKLNKQIQSAEELIQQQQYSDAVSKYESVMKTEPDVPQFILNAKERICHCLSKDQQTAKAISICSEVLSSDPQNVNALKDRAEAYLQDDQYEEAIKDYESAKEHSENDHQIKEGLERAQRLLKQSQKRDYYKILGVKRTAQKKEILKAYRKLAQQWHPDNFQNTEEKKKAEKKFIDIAQAKEVLTNPEMRSKFDQGEDPMDPESQQGGGHHHHFHGGFDNFHGFNPFGSGPFNFKFNYN; encoded by the exons ATGGTTGCCATAAACCCAACGGCGCACAAATTCCTTAGTTACGCTCCATTTATACTGGTTTTGATTGATCTTCGATATGAAG GAGTCAATGGTGGGAAGGATGGTGGTGTTGAGAATCATCTGGAGATGGGGAAGAAGCTTCTGGCTGCAGGGCAGCTGGCTGATGCTCTCTCCCACTTTCATGCTGCCGTTG ATGGAGACCCCAAAAATTACATGGCCTACTATAGAAGAGCAACAGTGTACCTAGCAATGGGGAAATCAAAATCTGCACTACCAGACCTCAGCAAAGTGATCGAACTTAAACCAGACTTCACATCG GCGAGGCTTCAGAGAGGAAACCTTCTGCTGAAACACGGCAAACTTGACGAAGCAGAAAGTGATTTCAAAAAAGTG CTCAAATCAAACCCAAGCAGCAGGGAAGAGCAGGAAGCTCAGAGTCAGCTACAGAAATCTGATGAAATTCAGAGACTGGTGGCTCAAGCTCGCATCGATTTCAACCGCAATGATTTCGGCTCTGCCGCATCGCATCTCGACATCATCATTGAT ACATGCACCTGGGATGCAGACTCCAGAGAGATGCGTGCCGAGTGTTTCATTCAGTTGGGTGAAATGGGCAAAGCTATCAGTGACCTCAAAGCTGCTTCAAAACTGAAAAGTGACAACACTCAGGCTTTCTACAAGCTAACCACCATCTATTACAATCTGGGAGACCATGAGATGTCCCTAAA TGAAGTGAGAGAGTGTCTAAAGCTGGACCCTGACCATAAGCAGTGTTTCGGACATTATAAGAAAGTTAAAAAACTCAACAAACAGATCCAGTCCGCAGAGGAACTGATCCAGCAACAACA GTACAGTGATGCAGTTAGTAAATATGAATCTGTTATGAAGACTGAACCAGATGTTCCTCAGTTCATCCTTAACGCCAAAGAGCGCATATGCCATTGTCTCTCTAAG GACCAGCAAACCGCCAAAGCCATCTCTATATGCAGTGAAGTTCTGAGCTCGGATCCTCAGAATGTAAACGCTTTGAAAGACAGAGCAGAGGCTTATCTTCAGGATGACCAATATGAAGAAG CCATTAAGGACTATGAGAGCGCTAAAGAACACAGCGAGAATGATCATCAGATCAAAGAGGGCCTGGAAAGAGCGCAGCGACTTTTAAAACAGTCTCAGAAGAGAGATTACTACAAGATTCTGGGCGTTAAAAG GACGGCACAAAAGAAGGAGATCCTGAAGGCGTACAGGAAGTTGGCACAGCAGTGGCATCCAGACAACTTTCAGAATacagaagaaaagaagaaagcAGAAAAGAAGTTTATAGACATTGCTCAAGCCAAAGAAGTGCTCACTAATCCAG AGATGAGGAGTAAGTTTGACCAAGGTGAGGACCCCATGGATCCCGAGAGTCAGCAGGGAGGAGGGCATCACCATCACTTCCACGGAGGCTTTGATAACTTCCATGGATTCAACCCTTTCGGTTCTGGACCttttaatttcaaattcaaTTATAACTAA